In one window of Bifidobacterium sp. WK041_4_12 DNA:
- a CDS encoding D-alanine--D-alanine ligase, with amino-acid sequence MVKRVSKPETVQTAAVHAAAAVDSDTVAASAKPSHRVFSAEERKNSSILVICGGLSHERDVSLSSGHRVAGFLEDAGWSVRLHDMDSELLDYLSNPETHPDVVWPLLHGANGEDGSIRDILEMEDVPYVGSRAKASRTAWSKPIAKNVVRKAGLHTPHSVTLPESMFRELGATKVIDLLVNSVGLPLFIKPTMGGSAMGCTLVTDAEQLPQAMVSCFAYGNVALVEKAVVGTEVSVSVLEIDGEAVALPPLEIDTPNGTYDYDARYTPGPTEFFIPARVERSILDELRTEALTAHKALGLRDISRTDFIVDKHGVPQFLESNVTPGMTDTSLLPESALAAGYHLADLYSRIVESVLSQNRHRGA; translated from the coding sequence ATGGTCAAGAGGGTAAGCAAGCCGGAAACCGTGCAGACTGCGGCAGTGCATGCTGCGGCTGCCGTTGATTCTGATACAGTCGCTGCTTCAGCGAAGCCATCGCATCGTGTGTTCTCCGCTGAAGAGCGCAAGAATAGCTCCATTCTCGTTATTTGCGGCGGATTAAGTCACGAACGCGATGTGTCATTAAGTTCAGGTCACCGAGTCGCAGGCTTTCTGGAAGATGCGGGCTGGTCGGTTCGACTTCATGATATGGACAGCGAGTTGCTCGATTATCTGAGCAATCCAGAAACCCACCCGGACGTGGTGTGGCCACTCCTGCATGGTGCCAACGGGGAGGACGGTTCCATTCGTGACATTCTCGAAATGGAGGATGTCCCCTACGTGGGTTCGCGTGCCAAGGCTTCGAGAACAGCCTGGAGCAAGCCCATTGCCAAGAATGTCGTACGCAAGGCCGGCTTGCACACCCCGCATTCAGTGACCTTACCGGAATCCATGTTCAGGGAACTTGGGGCCACCAAAGTCATTGACCTGCTCGTCAACTCCGTTGGACTTCCGCTGTTCATCAAGCCCACGATGGGTGGTTCCGCGATGGGCTGCACACTCGTCACGGATGCCGAGCAGCTTCCCCAGGCGATGGTGAGCTGCTTCGCCTACGGCAATGTGGCGTTGGTCGAAAAGGCCGTCGTGGGTACCGAGGTTTCCGTTTCCGTGCTCGAGATTGACGGTGAGGCGGTTGCTCTGCCGCCTCTCGAAATCGACACCCCAAACGGCACCTATGACTATGACGCCCGCTATACCCCCGGGCCCACAGAATTCTTCATTCCAGCACGTGTCGAACGTTCGATACTGGATGAATTGCGAACGGAAGCCTTGACAGCCCACAAAGCACTGGGCCTGCGTGACATTTCCCGCACTGATTTCATCGTTGACAAGCATGGCGTGCCGCAATTCCTGGAATCGAACGTGACACCAGGCATGACCGACACGTCGCTCCTGCCGGAATCGGCGCTTGCAGCCGGCTACCACCTGGCTGATCTGTATTCGCGCATAGTTGAGTCGGTATTGTCCCAAAACCGCCATAGAGGGGCATAG
- a CDS encoding PLP-dependent aminotransferase family protein, with protein sequence MSDNRDIPSKVIKNDPWFGSYADRAEAMRASEIRALFAVASRPEVVSLAGGMPYLDRMPFDELAPLLAKMLKDKGDIAWQYGSAQGDPHLREDVLQIMELENITDAQPDDVIIVNGSQSGLDLITRIMCNPGDSILAEAPNYVGALGVFQSFQVHVVNVLLDENGLIPEAFEQAIIEQRALGHPVKFLYTVPNFHNPAGATMSVERRSKVLEIARKYHVLIVEDNPYGLLSFEGKTYPALRSMDPDNVVYLSSFSKIIAPGMRVAWMVAPPGIRHKLVLANESAILCPSNMSQMTITTYLDNFDWKAQINDYRGMYKERCDTMDAALKKYLPYCSWHKPKGGFYIWLKIPEGLDSRAMLPRAITAKVAYVAGTAFYDNGEGTDHMRLSFCYPKPARITEGIRRLSTVIDAERETAELFGTTGKPDPDPRDVEYPGPAAN encoded by the coding sequence ATGTCGGATAATCGAGATATCCCATCGAAGGTCATCAAGAACGACCCTTGGTTCGGTAGTTACGCCGATCGAGCAGAAGCGATGCGAGCATCCGAAATCCGAGCACTGTTTGCCGTTGCCAGCCGCCCAGAGGTGGTCTCTCTCGCCGGAGGCATGCCTTATCTCGACCGCATGCCCTTCGACGAGCTGGCACCGCTTTTGGCGAAAATGCTGAAGGACAAGGGCGACATCGCGTGGCAGTACGGCTCTGCGCAGGGCGATCCGCATCTACGCGAAGACGTTCTGCAAATCATGGAACTTGAGAACATCACCGATGCGCAGCCTGATGATGTCATCATCGTCAATGGCTCGCAATCCGGACTGGATCTGATAACAAGAATCATGTGTAATCCTGGTGATTCCATTTTGGCGGAAGCGCCAAACTATGTTGGCGCACTGGGTGTCTTCCAATCGTTCCAGGTTCATGTCGTCAATGTGCTGCTTGATGAGAATGGCCTGATTCCTGAAGCCTTTGAGCAGGCAATCATCGAGCAGCGAGCATTGGGTCATCCAGTCAAGTTCCTCTATACGGTGCCGAATTTCCATAATCCTGCCGGTGCCACCATGAGTGTCGAGCGTCGTTCAAAGGTTCTTGAAATCGCTCGCAAATATCACGTACTGATCGTAGAGGACAACCCCTATGGTCTGCTGAGCTTCGAAGGCAAGACCTACCCTGCACTACGTTCCATGGATCCTGACAATGTCGTCTATCTGAGCAGCTTCTCCAAGATCATCGCTCCAGGCATGCGCGTTGCCTGGATGGTCGCCCCTCCAGGGATTCGCCATAAACTCGTGCTTGCAAACGAATCTGCGATTCTCTGCCCGTCCAACATGAGTCAGATGACCATAACGACCTATCTTGATAACTTCGATTGGAAGGCTCAGATCAATGACTATCGTGGCATGTACAAGGAACGCTGCGACACCATGGATGCCGCGTTGAAGAAATATCTGCCATATTGCTCCTGGCACAAGCCCAAGGGCGGTTTCTACATATGGCTCAAGATTCCTGAAGGGCTCGATTCGCGCGCCATGCTACCGCGCGCCATCACCGCAAAGGTCGCATACGTTGCTGGCACGGCATTCTACGACAACGGCGAAGGCACCGATCACATGCGCCTCTCCTTCTGCTACCCGAAGCCCGCACGCATCACCGAGGGCATTCGAAGACTTTCCACAGTCATCGATGCAGAGAGGGAGACGGCGGAACTCTTTGGTACCACCGGCAAGCCTGATCCCGATCCACGCGATGTGGAATATCCAGGGCCTGCAGCCAACTGA
- a CDS encoding lipid II flippase MurJ, with protein MASGTAASRVTGQIRTILLAAALGTTGTAINAYQTGAMIPQVMFTLISGGIFNAVLVPQIVRTLKSEHAEERLNKLITTAIVLLLGLTLLLMLGTSVLTSIYLDSRWDGPQRALVDSFTLWCMPQIFFYGLYTVLGQLLAAKGRFTAYAWSSVGANIISCAGFIVFIVIFGNAQHQDLAFWTPMKTALTAGTWTIGVGFQALVLFWPLFRSGFKFTFRWGIRGIGLRSMGPIAAWSLGVVAVNQLANVIDARITNGAPLAGHDPFGIAGNGSYQNAYALYILPYSLIAVSVTTAMFPKLSKAIADHRINDARIDLSQALRNVGLLMMYFTVALIAMPVPITRALLPSVDVREAILIAQPLVGLSWGLVAVSAFLLIQRTFYAFEDGRNPFIFALLFNALQVIIVLIATTLVPPSEWTSWVGISLSLGVVIAFPFLAIMLRKRFGGHMDGRRISLTYAKSIVAGAVALIVCRLLYTPVLHLAGSDVTRIDGHMSWVQSIIICIILVAILTLVYGGLLVMLRTEEFTSMLVGVKGRVSSMLGSRSSSTTIVSPDDDAAEVSNTIPAPDVMPASIPVSMARAQKTRETSTIPLENSRPSGIRNVRMSGVPVDSTSVGHLERTGSMKPTVGDTFIHRYTLVASLRDEPGLQAWKATDRVLARDCQLFIVTDETLVSQTNTFASGLALRHNRHFTPVYHFSTQQGVGLLVTALDAGISVSDYLAGPEMSTLSFEAMRTIVGEACDALISLKQAHLIDAAVSADTIRLSESGISLAAAPINMMLEHPLARVSTRESFEELATRQLSGVLYAMLTRTPEIRGMKFTEDSLPSTMPDEFGIICRRGLHITGSHGREPIPLITLAELSALLGTWSPTAELSDEDIVWPKATGRQSIEQVGIVPSPDLQVLQIPDSFAPQDETNEDSAEPKWATNQLLFPESSEVQLVRPKSSDGDFFSAFDDGTHTHPRASRRTSPYDVSQIRGDSLYNTGDIPADTGSLDLGDLGDGYESADRQRQAERVLDEQMTATMQPLPPSFTPKPRDFTPRAKPDSQFRTEREESTNDDSSSGKIMGFFTTRSMAIIVGIIVILVALFFAVTALFGDVGKIGGSSSDTNTWPDMSNVTLPGVSSPTASTGGSGASSASPSASASSSAKASSKASSSASTSSSGSASPTAAAVTHADKDAAKVPDPAVQNTTAYAAGTETYVNQPGGLQGRGWYIHLTQAERVSRLVISIRQSGGQGQIYVNSTPTSPNQGSPVAQFTFDASGTTEVKLATPVSTQDVMVWVPLTSTPSGGLFFNSVKVY; from the coding sequence ATGGCGTCTGGCACAGCAGCTTCCCGAGTCACGGGGCAGATACGAACCATTCTGCTTGCTGCCGCGCTTGGCACGACGGGAACCGCCATCAATGCGTATCAGACCGGTGCCATGATTCCGCAGGTCATGTTTACGCTGATTTCAGGGGGTATCTTCAACGCCGTTCTCGTGCCGCAGATCGTGCGCACGCTCAAGTCCGAACATGCAGAGGAGCGCCTCAACAAGCTCATAACAACGGCAATCGTGCTCTTGCTTGGGTTGACGCTGCTGCTGATGCTCGGCACTTCCGTCTTGACTTCGATTTATCTCGATTCGCGTTGGGATGGTCCACAGCGAGCGCTGGTGGACTCATTCACGCTCTGGTGCATGCCTCAGATATTCTTCTACGGTCTGTATACGGTTCTTGGCCAGCTGCTTGCGGCAAAGGGCCGATTCACGGCATACGCGTGGAGCTCCGTAGGTGCAAACATCATCAGCTGCGCAGGATTCATCGTGTTTATCGTCATTTTTGGCAATGCTCAGCATCAGGATCTGGCGTTCTGGACACCGATGAAAACCGCCCTGACCGCAGGAACCTGGACCATTGGCGTGGGCTTTCAGGCCTTGGTGCTGTTCTGGCCATTGTTCCGCAGCGGATTCAAGTTCACATTCAGATGGGGCATACGTGGCATCGGCTTACGGTCAATGGGACCAATCGCGGCATGGAGCCTTGGTGTCGTCGCCGTGAATCAGCTGGCGAATGTGATCGATGCGAGAATCACCAATGGCGCGCCACTTGCAGGTCATGATCCATTTGGCATTGCGGGCAATGGCTCGTACCAGAACGCCTATGCCCTCTATATCCTGCCGTATTCTCTGATAGCGGTTTCCGTGACCACCGCAATGTTCCCGAAGCTGTCGAAGGCCATTGCCGATCATCGCATCAATGATGCCAGAATCGATCTCAGCCAGGCCCTCCGTAACGTGGGACTGCTGATGATGTATTTCACCGTAGCGCTCATCGCCATGCCTGTACCCATCACCCGTGCCCTACTGCCTTCGGTTGACGTTCGAGAAGCGATTCTGATAGCGCAGCCTCTTGTCGGACTTTCCTGGGGACTCGTGGCGGTCAGTGCCTTTCTGCTCATTCAGCGCACCTTCTACGCCTTCGAAGATGGAAGGAATCCGTTTATCTTCGCGCTGCTGTTCAACGCGCTGCAGGTTATCATCGTGCTGATTGCCACCACCCTCGTTCCACCGAGCGAATGGACAAGCTGGGTTGGAATTTCGCTTTCGCTGGGAGTCGTGATCGCGTTCCCGTTCCTTGCCATCATGCTCAGAAAACGTTTTGGCGGTCATATGGACGGCAGGCGCATATCGCTGACCTATGCCAAATCGATTGTTGCCGGTGCAGTTGCGCTGATCGTTTGCAGATTGCTGTATACCCCCGTTCTTCATCTCGCAGGTTCCGACGTCACGCGGATTGATGGTCATATGAGCTGGGTGCAGTCCATCATCATCTGCATCATCCTTGTCGCGATTCTTACGCTGGTCTACGGTGGACTGCTGGTGATGCTCAGGACCGAGGAATTCACGAGCATGCTGGTAGGTGTTAAAGGCCGGGTCTCGTCAATGCTTGGCTCAAGGTCTTCGTCGACGACCATCGTCTCGCCTGATGATGATGCCGCTGAGGTGTCCAACACCATTCCAGCACCCGATGTCATGCCTGCCTCAATACCAGTTTCTATGGCTCGTGCACAAAAAACTCGGGAAACATCCACAATTCCTTTGGAAAATTCTCGACCTTCGGGTATCCGCAACGTTAGAATGTCAGGAGTACCGGTTGACAGCACATCGGTGGGGCATTTAGAAAGAACAGGGAGCATGAAACCAACAGTTGGTGATACCTTCATTCACCGGTATACCTTGGTGGCTTCCTTGCGTGATGAACCCGGTCTACAGGCGTGGAAGGCGACCGACAGGGTTCTTGCACGTGACTGCCAGCTGTTCATCGTCACCGACGAGACGCTGGTGTCGCAAACCAACACTTTTGCTTCTGGTCTGGCGCTTCGTCATAACCGCCATTTCACACCCGTCTATCACTTCAGCACCCAGCAGGGCGTCGGACTGCTCGTCACCGCACTCGATGCAGGGATATCCGTGTCCGACTATCTCGCCGGTCCAGAAATGTCGACGCTGAGCTTCGAAGCCATGCGTACGATCGTTGGCGAAGCCTGTGACGCTCTGATCAGTCTCAAGCAGGCTCATCTGATTGACGCAGCGGTTTCCGCAGATACCATTCGTCTGTCTGAATCAGGCATTTCTCTGGCTGCAGCCCCTATCAACATGATGCTTGAGCATCCACTGGCTCGCGTCTCCACCCGCGAATCCTTCGAAGAGCTTGCAACCCGTCAGCTATCAGGCGTTCTTTATGCGATGCTCACACGAACTCCTGAAATCCGGGGCATGAAGTTCACCGAGGATTCGCTGCCATCGACCATGCCTGACGAATTCGGCATCATCTGCAGACGCGGATTGCACATCACTGGATCACATGGACGCGAGCCAATTCCGTTGATTACGCTCGCCGAACTCTCGGCTCTTCTGGGAACGTGGAGTCCTACGGCAGAGCTTTCTGACGAAGATATCGTCTGGCCCAAGGCGACCGGACGCCAATCGATCGAACAGGTCGGCATCGTTCCAAGCCCCGACCTTCAAGTGTTGCAGATCCCTGATTCCTTTGCTCCCCAGGACGAAACGAACGAGGATTCGGCAGAGCCAAAATGGGCTACGAACCAGCTGCTCTTCCCCGAAAGCAGCGAAGTGCAGCTGGTTCGTCCAAAGTCCAGCGACGGCGATTTCTTCTCGGCCTTTGACGACGGCACCCACACGCATCCGCGCGCTTCCCGCAGGACCAGCCCTTACGATGTCTCCCAGATCCGCGGTGACTCGCTCTATAACACAGGCGATATACCTGCCGATACCGGCAGCCTCGATCTTGGCGATCTTGGCGACGGATATGAAAGCGCGGATCGCCAACGTCAGGCAGAACGAGTGCTTGACGAGCAGATGACCGCCACCATGCAGCCGCTTCCGCCCAGCTTTACACCGAAACCGCGCGATTTCACTCCACGGGCCAAACCTGACAGCCAATTCCGCACTGAGCGAGAGGAATCAACGAACGATGACTCCTCCAGCGGGAAAATCATGGGCTTCTTCACCACGCGCTCCATGGCGATCATCGTCGGCATCATCGTGATTCTTGTTGCTCTGTTCTTTGCGGTGACCGCTCTGTTCGGCGATGTTGGCAAGATCGGTGGATCGTCGTCAGACACCAATACATGGCCGGACATGTCAAATGTCACCTTGCCGGGTGTATCGAGTCCAACCGCGTCGACAGGCGGCTCCGGAGCTTCGTCTGCCAGCCCATCGGCAAGTGCATCTTCCAGCGCGAAGGCTTCGAGCAAAGCTTCCTCCAGTGCATCCACATCGAGTTCTGGCTCCGCCTCTCCCACTGCCGCGGCTGTGACCCATGCCGACAAGGATGCCGCGAAGGTTCCAGATCCAGCGGTACAGAACACCACGGCATACGCAGCGGGGACCGAAACGTACGTCAACCAGCCGGGCGGATTGCAGGGGCGAGGATGGTATATCCATCTCACCCAGGCTGAACGTGTGTCCCGCTTGGTTATTTCGATACGTCAATCAGGTGGTCAGGGGCAGATTTATGTCAATTCCACGCCCACTTCTCCCAATCAGGGCAGTCCCGTTGCACAGTTCACCTTCGATGCGAGCGGAACTACCGAAGTCAAGCTGGCTACGCCGGTCAGCACTCAGGATGTGATGGTATGGGTGCCGCTGACATCGACTCCCTCCGGAGGGCTTTTCTTCAACTCGGTCAAAGTGTACTGA
- a CDS encoding DUF6049 family protein: MMDWQHTRRYHATSSARMSHVAWALIACITAVLMVVATTVASTPAHAATTDNAKTVSSQSTNAADADTSCSNAEVAICIESATAVLTSTSGYATSVTIFNSGSTALKAGMLTVEMNAMYSFASRVDMQDWANGDAHIPTPSVLGTVQVPQIPAGHSANVSITVPADNSQLASIFSWGPKPLLFDFSNGVDKDHASVNSFVTRSTDGLKTANTPPLSVTVVLPLTASSWSGNADAVKKLEVGAGDQPSASSSGSASASKQSEPRQSDSGTDDANSSSSSGASSPLSTASSSPSASSSSSASSSDSDKEASHADAEHYPSIVSLSEKASSAQRKQLELLKKYPMVQSIADPLYLQNFPIPPQTSGIMQPADFDITAYAAKGSSAYAAAGISDSMWNESLAQQALQTATGNPKSTLEAYAWQGQGNWTQSALDIAKKQGYSTAISLTDFASSDDSASAHTSKYDVKTASGDISVLVAQRQLSLLAQNTATTKSADAETTSAGRLSRLMAQSAFYQMEQPYAERVLLIAMKTTEDLTYADQVMSNLSKASWLTISDLATLQKATAYKSGQAATHSIPTGTGLSNGELTALNSSLNALTASKNDISRFAISILSSKEQSESSPTSSGTSDAQALARGDAAQTGQHSDDASGWISQLSLSQSTVAIHSLDGTGRNTALPGTAAQLAQALLSGVHITPSDSVTVVTETASLPVTVSNDHPYAVHVIVSSKTDSAEIVTAREAQVEIPANAEVQVTLPIRVAAAGQANASLVLLDRTGQAFGVTHSTRITSSLRLSDMSGLAILVVAGIFGLLGLWRQFNRKKDPDE, from the coding sequence ATGATGGACTGGCAGCACACAAGGCGTTATCACGCCACATCGTCGGCACGCATGTCGCATGTCGCCTGGGCCTTGATTGCGTGTATCACGGCGGTGCTCATGGTGGTGGCCACCACAGTGGCGAGCACGCCTGCACACGCTGCAACCACTGACAACGCGAAGACTGTCTCCTCTCAATCCACGAACGCTGCAGATGCAGATACCTCATGTTCCAACGCTGAGGTTGCAATCTGCATCGAATCCGCCACGGCAGTGCTGACGAGTACGTCAGGGTATGCCACTTCAGTGACCATATTCAATTCCGGAAGTACGGCATTGAAAGCCGGAATGCTCACGGTCGAGATGAATGCCATGTATTCATTCGCCTCCCGCGTCGACATGCAGGACTGGGCAAACGGCGATGCCCACATTCCCACGCCCAGTGTGTTGGGAACGGTTCAGGTTCCCCAGATCCCGGCAGGGCACAGCGCAAATGTCAGCATCACGGTTCCAGCTGACAACAGTCAGCTCGCATCAATATTCAGCTGGGGTCCCAAGCCTCTTCTCTTTGACTTTTCCAACGGCGTGGACAAGGATCATGCAAGCGTGAATTCCTTCGTCACCCGTTCGACCGATGGATTGAAAACCGCTAATACGCCGCCACTTTCTGTAACTGTCGTTCTTCCCCTCACAGCGTCGAGCTGGAGTGGCAATGCCGATGCCGTAAAGAAATTGGAGGTCGGTGCCGGTGATCAGCCATCGGCTTCGAGTTCAGGATCCGCGAGCGCATCGAAGCAGTCTGAGCCACGCCAGAGCGATTCAGGAACGGATGACGCGAATTCATCATCGTCATCAGGGGCATCATCGCCGCTCTCAACGGCATCCTCATCACCTTCTGCCTCCTCGTCATCGTCTGCATCATCATCTGACAGTGACAAGGAAGCATCCCATGCCGATGCCGAGCATTACCCAAGCATCGTCTCCCTCAGTGAAAAGGCATCGAGTGCCCAACGCAAGCAACTCGAGCTACTCAAGAAATATCCAATGGTGCAATCCATTGCCGATCCGCTCTATCTGCAGAACTTCCCCATTCCGCCGCAGACGAGCGGCATCATGCAACCGGCTGATTTCGACATCACAGCGTATGCAGCAAAAGGCTCGTCAGCATATGCGGCAGCAGGAATCAGCGATTCCATGTGGAACGAGTCACTGGCGCAGCAAGCCTTGCAGACCGCGACCGGCAATCCCAAGTCCACGTTGGAGGCTTACGCTTGGCAAGGTCAGGGAAACTGGACTCAAAGTGCCTTGGATATTGCAAAGAAACAGGGGTATTCGACAGCTATCTCACTGACCGACTTTGCCTCAAGCGACGATTCTGCTTCCGCCCATACGAGCAAATACGATGTAAAGACTGCAAGTGGGGATATCAGTGTGCTCGTCGCTCAAAGGCAACTGAGCCTTCTTGCACAGAATACGGCGACGACGAAGTCTGCAGACGCTGAAACGACCTCGGCAGGGCGCCTTTCTCGTCTCATGGCACAGAGCGCGTTCTACCAGATGGAACAGCCCTACGCGGAGCGGGTGTTGCTCATAGCCATGAAAACCACCGAAGATTTGACATACGCTGACCAGGTGATGTCAAACCTGAGTAAGGCTTCATGGCTCACCATCAGCGATCTGGCAACTCTGCAGAAGGCTACGGCCTACAAAAGCGGGCAGGCGGCAACACATTCGATTCCAACAGGCACCGGTTTGAGCAATGGTGAGCTTACAGCTCTGAATTCATCGCTGAATGCTCTGACTGCGAGCAAAAATGATATTTCACGCTTCGCCATTTCCATTCTTTCTTCAAAGGAGCAATCAGAATCCTCGCCAACCTCATCGGGAACCTCAGACGCACAGGCGCTCGCACGAGGCGATGCTGCACAGACCGGTCAACACAGCGATGACGCTTCCGGCTGGATCAGCCAGCTCAGCCTTTCACAGAGCACCGTTGCCATTCATTCGCTCGATGGCACGGGCCGCAATACTGCCCTTCCAGGCACGGCTGCGCAACTTGCCCAGGCATTGCTATCAGGCGTCCACATCACACCGTCCGACTCAGTCACGGTGGTCACTGAAACGGCTAGCTTGCCCGTCACGGTAAGCAATGACCATCCATACGCGGTACACGTGATCGTGAGCTCTAAAACGGATTCCGCAGAAATCGTGACTGCTCGCGAGGCGCAGGTCGAGATACCAGCAAATGCCGAGGTTCAGGTCACCTTGCCAATTCGCGTAGCAGCCGCCGGTCAGGCCAATGCCTCTCTGGTACTTCTGGATCGCACCGGACAGGCTTTTGGAGTCACCCACAGCACGCGCATCACCAGCAGCCTGCGTTTGAGCGATATGAGTGGGCTTGCAATTCTCGTTGTCGCGGGTATCTTTGGACTGCTTGGCCTTTGGCGCCAATTTAATCGTAAAAAGGATCCAGACGAATGA
- a CDS encoding NUDIX hydrolase: MITPADFARMLAHEADVAENSAQNIIKADTLLYTSQSMQERTNYPSDDTSAGEHGDASGVPTPAIMARRRIIGNLTSFASLGNQDLPVVREYSAGGLIFNEKQQVAIIARHSRSGHLEWCLPKGHIEKGETPEQTAVREVHEETGILGEVQESIATIDYWFTGTNQRIHKLVHHFVLKQTGGYLTVEGDPDHEAEQAAWVSFNDLESVLSYPNERKIVWLYARKLKKQA; the protein is encoded by the coding sequence ATGATTACGCCCGCAGACTTCGCACGCATGCTTGCGCATGAGGCCGATGTTGCGGAGAACTCTGCCCAAAATATCATCAAGGCAGACACGCTGCTATACACCTCTCAGAGCATGCAGGAACGCACAAACTACCCTTCAGACGACACGTCGGCAGGGGAGCATGGTGATGCCTCCGGAGTCCCGACACCAGCAATCATGGCACGTCGAAGAATCATCGGAAACCTGACCAGCTTTGCGTCTCTGGGCAATCAGGATCTGCCTGTCGTGCGAGAATATTCTGCTGGCGGCTTGATATTCAATGAGAAGCAGCAGGTTGCCATCATCGCCCGCCATTCACGATCAGGCCATCTTGAATGGTGCCTGCCGAAAGGCCATATCGAAAAAGGTGAGACCCCTGAACAGACCGCGGTTCGAGAAGTGCACGAGGAGACAGGCATTCTTGGCGAGGTTCAGGAATCGATTGCAACCATAGATTACTGGTTCACCGGCACCAACCAGCGCATTCACAAGCTTGTCCATCATTTTGTGCTGAAGCAGACCGGAGGCTATCTGACCGTCGAGGGCGATCCAGATCATGAAGCCGAGCAGGCGGCATGGGTCAGCTTCAATGATTTGGAAAGCGTTCTGAGCTATCCTAATGAACGCAAGATCGTTTGGCTGTACGCAAGGAAACTGAAGAAACAAGCATGA
- a CDS encoding CCA tRNA nucleotidyltransferase, whose product MDFEVWPEAIELGQLFAERGYELSLVGGPVRDLLLHRRSHDLDFCSSARPEEFEPILRSWGDGFWDMGRKFGTLGAIQHRNDGTEVRVEVTTYRSDTYDADSRKPAVAYGHELLGDLSRRDFTINAMALRVPSLEFVDPFGGASDLGKKVLRTPVDPEQSFDDDPLRMMRAVRFVAQLGFSITPDTAAAIADMAQRLSIVSAERVRDEFVKLLLSDRPRQGIEAFVESGLADVVFPEIPALQLEMDEHHHHKDVFEHTMMVLERAIALETDDDGPVPAPDLTLRLAAIMHDIGKPATRKFEPGGKVSFHHHDVVGAKLTRKRMRALRFDRHLIQDVSELVGLHLRFHGYVDEPWTDSAVRRYVKDAGHLYERLNRLTRADATTQNQRKAHMFERAMDEMEARVRELKKKEDFDALRPDLDGSQIMQILDLKPGPEIGKAYKHMLAFRLDNGPTDEVTATAELRRWWHEQQG is encoded by the coding sequence GTGGATTTTGAAGTGTGGCCGGAAGCGATTGAATTAGGTCAATTATTTGCAGAACGTGGCTATGAGCTGTCGCTTGTCGGCGGACCGGTGAGAGACTTACTCCTACATAGGCGTTCGCATGATTTGGATTTCTGCTCATCTGCCAGGCCTGAAGAATTTGAGCCCATTCTGAGAAGCTGGGGAGACGGCTTTTGGGACATGGGACGAAAGTTCGGGACGCTGGGAGCGATCCAGCATAGAAATGATGGCACCGAAGTGCGTGTCGAGGTAACCACATATCGCAGCGATACCTACGATGCTGATTCTCGCAAGCCTGCAGTGGCATATGGTCACGAGCTGCTCGGCGACCTTTCTCGACGCGATTTCACGATTAACGCGATGGCGCTTCGCGTGCCGTCGCTGGAATTCGTTGATCCCTTTGGGGGCGCTTCGGATTTGGGCAAGAAGGTGCTGAGAACTCCTGTGGATCCGGAGCAATCCTTCGATGACGACCCATTGCGTATGATGCGTGCGGTCCGATTTGTGGCGCAGCTTGGCTTTTCGATCACTCCCGACACGGCAGCGGCCATAGCTGACATGGCGCAGCGATTGAGCATCGTCTCTGCCGAACGTGTGCGAGACGAATTCGTGAAGCTGCTCCTTTCGGACAGACCACGCCAGGGCATTGAGGCATTTGTCGAATCCGGCCTTGCAGATGTCGTGTTCCCTGAGATTCCGGCCCTACAGTTGGAAATGGATGAGCATCATCACCATAAGGATGTCTTCGAGCACACGATGATGGTTCTGGAACGAGCGATTGCCTTGGAAACCGACGATGATGGGCCGGTGCCGGCACCGGATCTGACCTTGCGGCTCGCAGCGATCATGCATGATATCGGCAAGCCTGCGACACGAAAATTCGAACCCGGAGGCAAGGTCAGCTTCCACCATCATGACGTCGTCGGCGCAAAGCTCACACGAAAGCGTATGCGAGCATTGCGATTCGACCGACATCTGATTCAGGACGTCAGTGAACTCGTCGGGCTTCACCTGCGCTTCCACGGCTATGTTGACGAGCCATGGACCGATTCTGCAGTCAGACGCTATGTGAAGGATGCAGGGCACCTCTATGAGCGCCTGAACCGTCTGACACGTGCCGATGCCACGACGCAGAATCAACGCAAGGCGCATATGTTTGAACGAGCCATGGACGAGATGGAGGCACGTGTCAGGGAATTGAAGAAGAAGGAAGACTTCGATGCCTTGCGTCCAGACCTTGATGGGAGTCAGATCATGCAGATTCTTGACCTGAAGCCAGGTCCCGAGATTGGCAAGGCATACAAGCATATGCTTGCGTTCCGCCTTGACAATGGGCCGACTGACGAAGTGACAGCGACTGCAGAACTTAGACGCTGGTGGCACGAGCAGCAAGGATAA